GCGCCCTGAAGGCGAAGCTGACCGTGCGATACGCGGCCCTGGCCCACCCCGACGCGTGGAAGCAGTCGGCGGGGCGGAAGGTCCCGGCGACCGGCGGTTCGGTGGTGGCGTACTCGACCTTCGTGACGGACATCGCCCGCGCCTCGAAGAAGCCGGTGCCGCTCGCGGACGGCCAGGCCATCGTGGCGTACGACGCGATGGCGACGGCGGTGCACGCGATCCGCCAGGCGACCCCGCAGGGCTCCCAGTACCCGGAACTCGCCGACGTGGTCACCCAGTGGCCGCAGGTCAAGGGTTCGCTGCGGGTGCAGGGCGCGAGCGGCTGGATCTGCCTGGACAACTACGGGAACCCGTACAACAAGGCGGTCCCGATCGTCGAACTCGCCCAGGACGGCACCCAGCGCTTCGTCCAGATCGCCTGGCCGGAGGGCAAGCCGCCGTCGGCTTCCTGTCTGCCGCCGAAGAAGGGCTAGCCCCGCCTACGGCACCCATTTGGGCCAGGGCGCCTCGTCCAGCTCGTACAGGGCACGGAGGTGCTGCCACCGCTCGGGCGACCGGGCGGACCAGTCCGTCGGGCGCCCGTCCAAGGCCGCGGCGAGCCGCTCGAAGTGATCGTGCCACCCCGCGAGACGGTCCAGCCGGTGCTCCCGGTCCGCCCTCAGTTCGTTCGTGAAACGCAGCACGGTCGACCCGTCGCCGCCGGGCTCCCCCGGTTCCAGATGGAATCGGATGCGTCCGTGCGTCGGATCGACCGTGTACTCGGCCACGTACTCGGGGTCCCAGGCGGTCACCCGCCCCGACACCACGGTGTCGCCGTCGAGCCGGCGGAGGGTGACCCGGCCGCCGAGCCGGGGTTCCAGCGGGTCCGCCGCGCAGAGCCAGCCCGCCAGGCCCTCGGGGGTGGCGACGGCCTCCCAGACCTCGGGCAGGGGACGGGACAGCTCGACTGCGAACCGCAGCAGGTGCGCGTCCCCGTCATGGGTCTCGCACCTGCCCCGGGGAATCTCGCTCATACCTCAAGCGTCACCCCGGGACGGGCCCGGTGCCAGCTCAGACGCCCGCGTACGAGTGCTTGCTGTTCACGAAGATGTTCACGCCGTAGTAGTTGAACAGGAAGCAGGCGAAGGCGATGAGCGCGATGTACGCGGCCTTCCGCCCCTTCCAGCCGGCCGTCGCGCGCGCGTGCAGGTACGCGGCGTAGCCGACCCACGTGATGAAGGACCAGACCTCCTTGGCGTCCCAGCCCCAGTAGCGGCCCCACGCGTCACCGGCCCAGATGGCGCCCGCGATGATCGTGAAGGTCCAGAGCGGGAAGATGGCCGCGTTGACCCGGTACGAGAACTTGTCGAGCGAGGCCGCCGAGGGCAGCCGCTCCATGACGGAGCGGGTGAAGGCGCCCGGGTTGCCGCCGGTCACGAGCTTGTTCTCGTAGGAGTCGCGGAAGAGGTACAGCAGGGTGGCGGTGGCGCCCAGGTAGAAGACCGCGCCGCAGAAGATCGCGGTGGAGACGTGGATCCACAGCCAGTACGAGTCGAGCGCGGGGACCAGCTGGTCACTGGGGGTCTTCAGCCAGGTGGTGGCCATGCCCAGGTCCAGCAGGACCGTGGTGACCAGCGGCAGGCCGAGCCAGCGCACGTTCTTCTTGGCGACGAGGAAGCCGAGGTACGCGCCGACCGCCACCGTGGAGAAGGTGGTGGAGAACTCGTACATGTTGCCCCAGGGGGCCCGCTGCACGGAGAGCGCCCGGGTGACCACGCCCGACGCCTCGACCAGGAAGGCGAGGACGGTGAGCGAGACGGCGATACGGCCGTACAGGTCGCCCTTGACCGTGCCGCCGGCGGCGCCGGGGCCGTCCGGTACGTCACGGGTGCCGGCCGCGGACCGGGTGACGACCTTCGGCTTCTCCAGGACGGTCGTGCCACCACCCGCCTGCTTGACCTGGACGGTCACGGCGGCGGTGGCGGCCGGAGCCCGGGAGGTGAGCGCGGCGGCGGTACGGCCGACCTTGCTGCGGCTGCCCAGCACCCACTCGGCGATGTGGGCGAAGAAGGCCAGGGTGTAGACGGCCATCGAGGAGTAGATGAGCAGGTCGCTCATCCGCGCCATGCTCTCGTTGGTCGTGGCGGCGAGGATCACTTGTCGGCCTCTCCAGAAGGGGCAGGGTCTTCTGCGGGTTCTTCCGCGGGTTCCGGTACGTCTTCCGGATCGGCTTCGGGTACGGCGTGCTTCACGGCCCCGGGCCGCACGTCGTCGCGTACGCCCTCGGGTGCGGCCCTCGGTACGGCGTCCGGCTCGGTCTTCGGGTCCGCGTCCGGCTCGGACTCCGGACCGGGGTCCGGCGCCGGCGGCGCGTCCGCCGTGAGGGCGACCGCGAGGTCGCCCAGCTCCTCCGGCAGCTTCGCGGACTCGCTGCGGCCCAGGCCGGCCATCTCGACGACGGTCACGCCGCCCTCACCGCGCACGGCCCGGACCCAGACCCGGCGCCGCTGGATGAAGAGCGAACCGGTCAGACCGGCGATCGCGGCGATCGCGCCCGTGAGGGCGAGCCCGTTGCCGGGCTGCTGCGAGATCTGGAAGCTCGCCCACTCCTTGACGTCCTTCTCGAAGGTGATCGAGCCGGCGCCGTCGGGGAGGGTCATGGTCTCGCCGGGCAGCAGCCGCTTGGCGAACCCGGTCCCCTCGTCGATCTTGAACTGGGTCATCTTGGAGGTGTTGAGCTGGTACACGTTCTGCGGCAGACCGGAGTTCACGCGCAGGTCGCCGTGGTAGCCGGTGAGCGCGAGGACCGGGTAGTCGAGCCCCGGGAACTGCGAGAACATCGTGCCCTTGCCCTCGCCCGCGAAGGTAGGCACGAAGAGGGCGCTGAAGCCCAGCTGGTCCTTCTCGCCCTTCTGGTCGCGGTAGCCGTCCATCACCTTGATGGCGCCGGTGGACGTGATGTTGTTGTCGATGGGGAGCAGCGGCACCGCGCCCTCGAAGACGACCTTGCCGCGGCCGTCCCTGACGGTGACGGCGGGCGCGTAGCCGTGGGCGATCAGATAGACCTTGGAGTCGCCGACCTTGAGCGGCTCGTTGACCCGGATGACGGCCTTCTTGTCCGTACCGCCCTGCGAGTAGGAGACCTTCGCCTCGAAGGTGCGGGGCGTGCCGCGCTGGGGGCCGCTCTTCTCGTACGTGCCGTCGAAGGCGTCGAGCTTGAAACTGAACGGCTCCAGCTCGTCGATGCCGAACTGGGAGCCGGACTTGAAGTCGTCGTACTGGGTGAGCGTGTTGGAGAAGCCGTCGCCCTCGACGATCAGCTTGCCGCCCTCGGACTTGAAGAGCTGCCCCCAGGCGAAGGCGACGAGCATGACGATCAGGGCGACGTGGAAGGCGAGGTTGCCGGCCTCGCGCAGATAGCCCTTCTCGGCGGCGATCGCGTTCCCGGCCGTGTGGGCGCGGAAGCGGCGTCCCTTGAGGAGGGTGAGCGCGGCCTCGCGGACCTGCTCGGGCTCGGCCCCGGTGCGCCACGTCGTGTACGCGGGCAGCCGGTCGAGGCGCTTGGGCGCGCCCGGCGGGCGGCTGCGGAGCTGGCCGACGAACTGCCAGGTGCGGGGCACGATGCAGCCGATGAGGGAGACGAACAGCAGTATGTAGATCGCGGAGAACCACACGGAGCTGTAGACGTCGAAGAACTGGAGCTTCTCGTACAGCGGCGTCAGCGTCTTGTGGGCGTCCTTGAAGGCCTGTGCCTTGATCTCGTCCACGGCGGTCTGCGGGATGAGGGAGCCGGGGACGGCGCCGAGCGAGAGCATGAAGAGCAGGATCAGCGCGACCCGCATCGAGGTCAGCTGCCGCCAGAACCAGCGGATCCAGCCGATGACACCGAAGGCGGGACCGCCGGTGACGGCCGTCTCGGCGCGGTCGTCGAGGGGGGCGGTCGACAGCTGCGCCCCGGCCTCACCGAGGCTCTCCTGCTGCTCCGTCGTACCGGAGGTGTCCGTCGTACCGGACGTGTCGGTCGTACTCATGGAACTCAGATCCCCACCGTGAAACCGCTGGACCAGCCCTGCATCGTGGCGACCATGCTGTCCCACGCGCCTGTGAGGAGCAGGACACCGGTGACGAGCATCATGCCGCCGCCGATCCGCATGACCCACACGTAGTGCTTCTTGACCCACCCGAACGCGCCGAGTGCCTTGCGGAAGGCTATGGCGGCGAGGACGAACGGCACGCCGAGGCCGAGGCAGTACGCGAAGGCGAGCAGCGCGCCGCGGCCGGCGCTGGCCTGCTCCAGGGCGAGGGCGTTGACCGAGGCGAGCGTCGGGCCGATGCACGGGGTCCAGCCGATGCCGAAGAGCGCGCCGAGCAGCGGCGCGCCGACCAGACCGGCGACGGGCTTCCGGTGGAAGCGGTACTCGCGCTGGGTGAACCAGGGCATCAGGCCGAGGAAGAACACGCCCATGAGGATCATGAGCACGCCGAGGATCGTGGTGAGCGTCTCGCGGTACTCCTGGAGGGTCGACCCGAAGTAGCCGAAGAGCGCCCCGCCGGACACGAACACGGCGGTGAAGCCGAGGACGAAGAGGACCGCTCCGGCGGTCATCCGGCCGCGGCGGCTCTCGGCGAGGTCGGTGCCGGAGACGCCGGTCACGTAGGACAGGTAGCCGGGGACCAGCGGGAGGACGCAGGGCGAGAAGAAGGAGACCAGTCCGGCGAGGAGGGCGACGGGCAGCGCGAGGAGCAGGGCTCCGCTGGTGACGGTCTCGTTCACCGGCTCACTTCTCCTTGAGGAGGGGGTCGATCATCGACCGCAGCTTCTCCTCGTCGAGCGCCATGAGCGAGCGGGCCGCGATCCGGCCCTCCTTGTCGAGGACGACGGTGGAGGGGATGGACTGCGGGGAGAGCGTGCCCTTGGGGAAGCCGAACAGGATCAGCTTGCCCTGCGGGTCGTAGAGGCTGGGGTAGGTGACCCCGTAGTCCTCCTCGAAGGCGAGGGCGGGCTGCTTGTTGGGGTCGCGGGTGTTGACCCCGACGAACGCGACGCCCTTGCCCTCCATGTCCTTGGCGACCTTCGCGAAGTGCGGGGCCTCGGCACGGCACGGGGCGCACCAGGAGCCCCACACGTTGAGGACGACGACCTTGCCCTTGAGTTCGGCGACGTCGAGCTGCTTGCCGTCGAGGGTCTCGCCCGCGAGCTTCCCGGTGGCCGCGCGCTCGCCCTTGGGCGCGGTGGCGATCCCACCCGTGTTGGTCACGAAGTTGGTGTTGCCACCGCCGCCGGACTTGCCGTTGCTGTCGCCGCCGCAGGCCGAGAGCGTGAGGGCGGCGGTCAGCACTCCGACGGCGAGCAGGGTGCGTCGAGGGGCACGGCTAAGGCTCATGTGAAAAGTTTCGCATGGGCGTTTGGGGGATCTTGGGCACCCCCCTACGTGCCCGGAAAGCCCCTTGTCAAGATCGCCTAAGCGGACAGGGCGGACGACTATGCGGACGGGGTCGACGAGGGTGTCGAACCGCTTGTCGCGGGCTTGAGGAAAGCATTCCAGCCGCCGGCCGGCTTCTGTCCCACTTCCAGCGAGCGCAGCTGCTGGAGGATCTTCGGGTCCTGGACGTCGAGCCAGTCGACGAACTGCTTGAAGGAGACGAGCCGGACGTCCTTCTTGCCGGCCATGCCCTTGAGCGCGTCCTCGACGGCGTCCATGTAGATGCCGCCGTTCCACTGCTCGAAGTGGTTGCCGATGAAGAAGGGCGCGCGGTTCGACTCGTACGCGCGCGTGAAGCCGCCGAGG
This sequence is a window from Streptomyces sp. NBC_00691. Protein-coding genes within it:
- a CDS encoding SRPBCC domain-containing protein yields the protein MSEIPRGRCETHDGDAHLLRFAVELSRPLPEVWEAVATPEGLAGWLCAADPLEPRLGGRVTLRRLDGDTVVSGRVTAWDPEYVAEYTVDPTHGRIRFHLEPGEPGGDGSTVLRFTNELRADREHRLDRLAGWHDHFERLAAALDGRPTDWSARSPERWQHLRALYELDEAPWPKWVP
- a CDS encoding cytochrome c biogenesis CcdA family protein; this encodes MNETVTSGALLLALPVALLAGLVSFFSPCVLPLVPGYLSYVTGVSGTDLAESRRGRMTAGAVLFVLGFTAVFVSGGALFGYFGSTLQEYRETLTTILGVLMILMGVFFLGLMPWFTQREYRFHRKPVAGLVGAPLLGALFGIGWTPCIGPTLASVNALALEQASAGRGALLAFAYCLGLGVPFVLAAIAFRKALGAFGWVKKHYVWVMRIGGGMMLVTGVLLLTGAWDSMVATMQGWSSGFTVGI
- a CDS encoding TlpA family protein disulfide reductase — protein: MSLSRAPRRTLLAVGVLTAALTLSACGGDSNGKSGGGGNTNFVTNTGGIATAPKGERAATGKLAGETLDGKQLDVAELKGKVVVLNVWGSWCAPCRAEAPHFAKVAKDMEGKGVAFVGVNTRDPNKQPALAFEEDYGVTYPSLYDPQGKLILFGFPKGTLSPQSIPSTVVLDKEGRIAARSLMALDEEKLRSMIDPLLKEK
- the resB gene encoding cytochrome c biogenesis protein ResB; the encoded protein is MSTTDTSGTTDTSGTTEQQESLGEAGAQLSTAPLDDRAETAVTGGPAFGVIGWIRWFWRQLTSMRVALILLFMLSLGAVPGSLIPQTAVDEIKAQAFKDAHKTLTPLYEKLQFFDVYSSVWFSAIYILLFVSLIGCIVPRTWQFVGQLRSRPPGAPKRLDRLPAYTTWRTGAEPEQVREAALTLLKGRRFRAHTAGNAIAAEKGYLREAGNLAFHVALIVMLVAFAWGQLFKSEGGKLIVEGDGFSNTLTQYDDFKSGSQFGIDELEPFSFKLDAFDGTYEKSGPQRGTPRTFEAKVSYSQGGTDKKAVIRVNEPLKVGDSKVYLIAHGYAPAVTVRDGRGKVVFEGAVPLLPIDNNITSTGAIKVMDGYRDQKGEKDQLGFSALFVPTFAGEGKGTMFSQFPGLDYPVLALTGYHGDLRVNSGLPQNVYQLNTSKMTQFKIDEGTGFAKRLLPGETMTLPDGAGSITFEKDVKEWASFQISQQPGNGLALTGAIAAIAGLTGSLFIQRRRVWVRAVRGEGGVTVVEMAGLGRSESAKLPEELGDLAVALTADAPPAPDPGPESEPDADPKTEPDAVPRAAPEGVRDDVRPGAVKHAVPEADPEDVPEPAEEPAEDPAPSGEADK
- the ccsB gene encoding c-type cytochrome biogenesis protein CcsB, producing MILAATTNESMARMSDLLIYSSMAVYTLAFFAHIAEWVLGSRSKVGRTAAALTSRAPAATAAVTVQVKQAGGGTTVLEKPKVVTRSAAGTRDVPDGPGAAGGTVKGDLYGRIAVSLTVLAFLVEASGVVTRALSVQRAPWGNMYEFSTTFSTVAVGAYLGFLVAKKNVRWLGLPLVTTVLLDLGMATTWLKTPSDQLVPALDSYWLWIHVSTAIFCGAVFYLGATATLLYLFRDSYENKLVTGGNPGAFTRSVMERLPSAASLDKFSYRVNAAIFPLWTFTIIAGAIWAGDAWGRYWGWDAKEVWSFITWVGYAAYLHARATAGWKGRKAAYIALIAFACFLFNYYGVNIFVNSKHSYAGV